In Nitrosospira briensis C-128, a genomic segment contains:
- a CDS encoding Crp/Fnr family transcriptional regulator encodes MSSPPPHQPDQNRLLAALPAIELERIKSHLELVHMPLGDVLCESGGRLPYVYFPTSTIISLHYILENGASSEIAGVGNEGLLGISLIMGGESTPSWATVQTAGYGYRLKASLLLQEFNRGGPIQRLLLRYTQALITQISQTAVCNRHHTIEQQLCRWLLLTLDRLNSQELVMTQELIASMLGVRREGITEAAGKLQQAEIIRYRRGHITVLDRAGLETHVCECYDVVKKEFDRLFRDVRKY; translated from the coding sequence ATGTCAAGCCCTCCTCCACATCAGCCCGACCAGAATCGTCTCCTTGCCGCTTTGCCGGCGATTGAACTTGAACGCATAAAATCGCACCTGGAATTGGTTCATATGCCGCTTGGGGACGTTCTTTGCGAATCCGGAGGGCGCCTTCCATACGTCTACTTTCCAACTTCCACCATCATTTCCCTGCACTACATCCTGGAGAATGGCGCATCATCCGAGATTGCAGGTGTGGGTAATGAGGGCTTGCTCGGCATTTCGCTGATCATGGGCGGTGAAAGTACGCCAAGCTGGGCCACTGTGCAAACCGCCGGCTATGGCTACCGGCTGAAAGCCTCGCTATTGTTGCAAGAGTTTAATCGAGGAGGCCCGATACAACGATTGCTGTTGCGCTATACGCAGGCGCTTATTACGCAGATCTCGCAGACTGCCGTATGCAACCGGCACCATACCATCGAGCAGCAATTGTGCAGGTGGTTATTGTTAACGCTGGACCGGTTGAATTCTCAGGAATTGGTCATGACTCAGGAATTGATCGCCAGCATGCTCGGCGTGCGCCGCGAAGGCATTACAGAGGCTGCCGGAAAACTGCAACAGGCCGAGATTATCCGCTATCGGCGCGGCCACATTACGGTGCTCGACAGAGCCGGACTCGAAACACATGTTTGCGAATGCTACGATGTGGTCAAGAAAGAATTCGATCGTCTGTTTCGCGACGTGCGGAAGTACTAG
- a CDS encoding AsmA family protein, producing MSIRPKTVKKIVLLTFGALFVLVTLFAIWFDWNMLKPYVEHQVTEKTGREFTIRGDLDVRLSLNPLISMGGLSLANADWGTQQPMLDVDKAVFRVSLWNLFLGHVVLPEVSISKPKIILEKSEDGKRNWDLKKDEKERVELPEIGRLVLDQGKVIFRDPKTKTDVTISIHTDPAADAREMPLDVTAEGTFTGVKFTAQAKGGKVMSLADKTLPYPIKASAQIGTTHAAVDGIITGLAELSAMDLKLEIRGEDLSALYPMVGIVFFPSPPYRISGRLTHQKTEWSMKQFSGEVGKSDLGGDILFDTGGKRPMLRADVVSKVLDLNDLKGFVGARRAPQPQDSPAEKQEKKASIEAQRDRVLPDQEFKVDRLRAMDADVRFTGESIRNKELPVEHLVTHLKVDDGLLTLDPTNFSVAGGNIISRVAINARKDIPAAEAKIDFKRLRLPKLFPKIELTKESMGLIGGTTTVTGYGKSVGALLASADGNFGLIMSGGEISKLMLDIIGLDGARILKLLIAGDKNTNIRCAVSDFDIKKGIMTSKAFVIDTTETNIIGEGWISLVDETIHLKISPQPKHISVLSLRTPVHIGGTFKDPNVYPDKMLAIRIGSAVLLGIFATPVAALIPLIETGPGEDTNCRALIDSVKDTTSHPAKEASPQKKEAPPKKREKNAENR from the coding sequence ATGTCGATCCGTCCCAAGACCGTAAAAAAGATTGTATTGCTGACATTCGGCGCGTTATTTGTACTTGTCACACTCTTTGCCATCTGGTTTGACTGGAACATGTTGAAGCCATATGTCGAGCACCAGGTAACCGAAAAGACCGGTCGCGAATTCACGATTCGGGGCGACCTCGATGTCAGGCTATCGCTCAACCCGCTGATCAGTATGGGAGGACTTTCACTTGCCAATGCTGATTGGGGCACGCAGCAGCCGATGCTCGATGTCGATAAGGCCGTTTTCCGCGTCAGTCTATGGAATCTGTTCCTCGGCCATGTCGTACTGCCCGAAGTATCCATATCCAAGCCGAAAATCATCCTTGAAAAGAGTGAGGATGGAAAGCGCAATTGGGATCTTAAAAAGGACGAAAAAGAGAGAGTGGAATTGCCGGAAATTGGTAGGCTAGTCCTGGACCAGGGCAAGGTCATTTTCCGCGATCCCAAGACAAAAACCGACGTAACGATAAGCATACACACCGATCCGGCAGCGGACGCGCGGGAAATGCCGCTCGACGTGACGGCTGAAGGGACATTCACCGGCGTGAAATTCACGGCGCAAGCCAAGGGTGGCAAGGTGATGTCACTTGCGGATAAAACGCTCCCCTATCCCATCAAAGCGAGCGCTCAAATCGGAACGACTCACGCCGCGGTTGACGGCATCATTACCGGGCTTGCCGAGCTGTCTGCAATGGATTTGAAGCTGGAAATACGTGGGGAGGATCTATCCGCACTTTATCCGATGGTGGGGATTGTATTTTTTCCCTCACCGCCATATCGCATATCAGGAAGGCTTACGCACCAGAAAACCGAGTGGTCGATGAAGCAATTTTCAGGAGAGGTAGGCAAAAGCGATCTCGGCGGGGATATACTTTTTGATACCGGCGGCAAGCGCCCCATGCTGCGCGCGGATGTTGTATCAAAAGTCCTCGACCTGAACGATTTGAAAGGTTTTGTCGGCGCCCGGCGCGCACCGCAACCACAAGATAGTCCTGCCGAAAAACAGGAGAAAAAAGCGTCGATAGAGGCCCAGCGGGACCGCGTGCTGCCGGACCAGGAATTCAAGGTGGACCGATTGCGGGCAATGGACGCGGACGTCAGGTTCACCGGTGAATCAATCCGCAACAAGGAATTGCCGGTCGAGCATCTGGTAACGCATCTCAAGGTCGATGATGGGTTGCTGACCCTGGACCCCACCAATTTCTCGGTAGCAGGTGGGAATATTATTTCCAGGGTCGCGATAAACGCACGGAAGGACATACCCGCCGCAGAGGCCAAGATTGACTTTAAAAGGCTGCGGTTACCGAAGCTCTTTCCCAAGATCGAGCTAACCAAGGAAAGCATGGGTTTGATAGGCGGCACAACGACGGTAACGGGGTATGGCAAGTCGGTGGGCGCACTTCTCGCATCGGCGGATGGTAACTTTGGACTGATCATGTCCGGCGGCGAGATCAGCAAGCTGATGCTGGATATTATAGGGCTCGATGGAGCGCGGATTCTCAAGCTTCTGATCGCGGGGGATAAAAATACCAATATCCGCTGCGCTGTCAGCGATTTCGATATCAAGAAAGGGATCATGACCAGCAAGGCTTTTGTCATAGACACAACAGAAACAAATATCATCGGCGAAGGGTGGATAAGCCTCGTCGACGAAACCATCCACCTGAAAATTTCACCGCAGCCCAAACACATCAGTGTTTTGAGCTTGCGTACGCCCGTGCATATCGGTGGCACTTTCAAGGATCCAAACGTGTACCCGGACAAAATGCTGGCCATACGCATCGGCTCGGCAGTTCTGTTGGGTATTTTCGCGACACCGGTTGCTGCACTGATACCGCTGATAGAGACGGGTCCCGGCGAGGATACCAATTGCAGGGCGCTGATTGACTCAGTCAAAGACACCACGTCACATCCCGCCAAAGAGGCCTCGCCACAAAAGAAAGAAGCCCCACCGAAGAAGCGCGAAAAAAACGCCGAGAATCGGTAA
- a CDS encoding SDR family oxidoreductase, protein METVEIPRQHQRKQPGLQAEMEPQPDSTLEGYRGSGKLQARVAIITGGDSGIGRAVAVAFAKEGADIAIAYLNEHGDANDTKKEIEQCGRKCLLIAGDVGKEQFCAEVVATAISVFGHIDILVNNAAEQHVRNSIMDIGNAQLEKTFRTNIFSMFHMVKAALPHLKKGARIINTTSVTAYKGSPHLLDYSATKGAIVAFTRSLSLQLIEQGILVNGVAPGPIWTPLIPSTFPPEKVGSFGKDVPMKRPGQPDEVATCYVFLASGECSYMSGQVLHPNGGTVVNG, encoded by the coding sequence ATGGAAACAGTGGAAATTCCCAGGCAGCATCAAAGAAAGCAACCCGGTTTGCAAGCAGAGATGGAGCCTCAGCCCGACTCGACCCTTGAGGGATACCGGGGAAGCGGCAAGCTGCAAGCCCGGGTTGCGATTATTACCGGCGGGGATAGTGGTATCGGGCGTGCCGTAGCCGTTGCCTTTGCCAAGGAAGGTGCCGATATCGCCATTGCCTATCTAAATGAACATGGAGACGCAAACGACACGAAAAAAGAAATAGAGCAATGTGGAAGAAAATGTCTTTTAATTGCAGGTGACGTGGGTAAAGAACAATTCTGTGCCGAAGTCGTCGCAACGGCAATCTCGGTTTTTGGACACATTGACATCCTGGTAAATAATGCCGCGGAGCAACATGTTCGGAATAGCATTATGGATATTGGCAATGCGCAGCTCGAAAAAACTTTCCGCACAAATATTTTCTCAATGTTTCATATGGTAAAAGCTGCGCTCCCCCATCTGAAAAAAGGTGCACGAATAATTAATACCACATCGGTGACAGCCTATAAAGGAAGCCCGCATTTACTCGACTACTCGGCAACGAAGGGCGCAATCGTTGCTTTTACGCGATCATTGTCACTACAATTGATCGAACAGGGAATTCTTGTAAACGGTGTCGCTCCCGGACCTATATGGACGCCACTGATACCCTCGACTTTTCCGCCCGAAAAGGTCGGTAGTTTTGGAAAAGACGTGCCCATGAAACGCCCTGGACAGCCTGACGAGGTAGCAACCTGTTATGTCTTTCTGGCTTCGGGGGAATGCTCATATATGTCGGGGCAAGTGCTGCATCCGAATGGAGGCACTGTCGTAAACGGCTAA
- a CDS encoding SRPBCC family protein produces MFSLGSKEPVVATANIVIDCSPEHVFSYLGEGFFENYPKWSPEVVELESVTSGPPRLGTIARQVRIDQGRRTETQFKINVYEPNKRLGFAGVADPFRCSYEIRCIDSGKSSELIFTFELLEIQMFMRPFEKLIRVVVQEGAQRTVRNLKRLTEAKKYAAS; encoded by the coding sequence ATGTTCAGTTTAGGTTCCAAAGAACCTGTTGTAGCGACAGCGAACATTGTGATCGATTGTTCGCCCGAACACGTCTTCAGCTATTTGGGAGAAGGATTCTTTGAAAATTATCCCAAATGGTCTCCTGAGGTCGTTGAGCTTGAGTCTGTGACTAGCGGCCCCCCGAGGCTAGGAACTATCGCAAGGCAGGTGCGTATTGACCAGGGCCGCAGGACGGAAACCCAATTCAAAATAAATGTGTATGAGCCAAACAAGCGCCTGGGCTTTGCCGGAGTTGCCGATCCTTTCCGCTGCAGCTATGAGATACGATGCATCGATAGTGGCAAATCGTCCGAGTTGATCTTTACTTTTGAATTGCTCGAGATTCAAATGTTCATGCGTCCGTTCGAGAAATTGATTCGGGTAGTAGTTCAGGAAGGCGCGCAACGAACGGTAAGAAATTTGAAGCGTTTAACTGAAGCAAAAAAATACGCGGCCAGCTAA
- a CDS encoding PAS domain-containing protein, with translation MTFVVEKDPGLIPQILSEILDSSINGITLVDPDQDDMPIVYANKQFQVMTGYPQEEILGRNCRFLQKGDREQEARFAMSRAISKHLPIEVTIRNYRKDGELFFNHLTLTPLLDGQGKLIYYLGIQYDVNRNRDLISKFSMQQEADTRRLLASLLPRP, from the coding sequence ATGACTTTCGTAGTGGAAAAGGATCCCGGATTAATCCCGCAGATCTTGTCTGAAATACTGGACAGCTCGATAAACGGAATCACACTGGTGGATCCCGATCAGGATGACATGCCCATTGTTTATGCCAATAAGCAATTCCAGGTCATGACTGGATATCCGCAGGAGGAGATCCTCGGACGCAACTGTCGTTTTCTCCAGAAGGGCGATCGTGAACAGGAAGCGCGTTTTGCGATGAGCCGGGCCATCAGCAAGCACCTGCCCATCGAAGTGACCATACGCAATTATCGAAAGGATGGCGAGCTCTTCTTTAACCATCTGACACTCACTCCACTTCTGGATGGGCAGGGAAAACTCATCTATTATCTTGGTATCCAGTACGATGTGAACCGCAACCGAGACTTGATTTCGAAGTTCAGCATGCAGCAGGAAGCCGATACCAGACGTTTACTTGCTTCTTTATTGCCAAGACCCTGA
- a CDS encoding methyltransferase: MAQIMYENIPQPRSDDRRVWDVPFAVYGYPALLIAHRLKVFALLGEGARTLPEICKALNFKPRPAEAILTAATALGFLSLKDTRYSLTPLAEDYLLEKSPSYFGFFWDMMIDNSEVFSYASLERAVLTDSPQAYGGGDIYKSHEEQAELARRFTRGMHSMSMTLASAWPSVLNLTSHQLMLDIGGGSGAHSIVAALKSPNLDALVLDLEPICEVAQEFINQYGVQNRVTTHVADMWNDPFPAADLHFYSNIYHDWPPERCRFLTEKSFRSLERGGRLIIHDILYNDEKTGPLAAAAYSMLMLGWTEGECYSGAELATMLKDAGFHDIQVYPAFGYFNVVTGVKP, encoded by the coding sequence ATGGCCCAGATAATGTATGAAAACATTCCACAGCCTCGATCGGATGACCGGCGCGTATGGGATGTACCTTTTGCGGTTTATGGATACCCGGCGTTGCTGATAGCCCATAGGTTGAAGGTTTTTGCCTTGCTTGGGGAAGGAGCGCGTACATTGCCTGAAATCTGCAAGGCGCTGAACTTCAAGCCACGGCCGGCCGAGGCTATCCTGACGGCTGCGACAGCGTTGGGCTTTCTCTCTCTCAAGGACACGCGTTATTCGCTTACTCCGCTTGCGGAAGACTATCTCCTCGAAAAGAGTCCGAGCTACTTCGGATTTTTCTGGGATATGATGATTGACAATTCAGAAGTGTTTTCCTACGCAAGCCTGGAGAGGGCTGTGCTCACCGATTCGCCCCAGGCCTATGGAGGGGGCGATATTTATAAGTCTCATGAAGAGCAGGCGGAACTGGCGCGGAGATTTACGCGTGGCATGCACAGCATGAGTATGACGTTGGCCTCCGCCTGGCCAAGTGTCCTGAATCTCACCAGCCATCAACTGATGCTCGACATAGGCGGCGGTTCGGGAGCGCATTCGATCGTGGCTGCGTTGAAATCGCCAAACCTGGATGCGCTGGTTCTGGACCTGGAGCCTATATGCGAAGTCGCTCAAGAGTTCATTAATCAGTACGGCGTGCAGAATCGTGTAACGACCCATGTTGCCGATATGTGGAACGACCCATTCCCGGCAGCTGATCTACATTTTTATTCCAACATCTATCACGACTGGCCTCCGGAGAGGTGCAGATTCCTTACGGAGAAAAGTTTCCGGAGCCTCGAGCGCGGCGGACGCCTCATCATTCACGATATCCTTTACAACGACGAAAAGACAGGACCCCTTGCTGCTGCAGCATATAGCATGCTAATGCTGGGATGGACGGAAGGTGAATGCTATTCGGGCGCTGAATTGGCCACGATGCTGAAGGACGCTGGTTTTCACGATATTCAGGTGTATCCGGCTTTTGGTTATTTCAATGTGGTTACCGGCGTAAAGCCATAG